A window of the Pseudoliparis swirei isolate HS2019 ecotype Mariana Trench chromosome 13, NWPU_hadal_v1, whole genome shotgun sequence genome harbors these coding sequences:
- the fshr gene encoding follicle-stimulating hormone receptor translates to MMAMVLIALLSVGMKTAAAAAGDTEMDINPGVENDLCYKMRFEDTEIPSNISNDTQCLEVVQTQITRISHGAFSSLQHLRDLFISENFALTSIGAFAFSDLPELENIEIAKSKHLRHIHQDAFKNLVKLQRLTISNTGLTAFPNLSKIHSTSGTFIFLLKENNHIKEVPANAFRGLCTQTISQIELTRNGIEEVASDAFNGIKMKKLFLKGNKQLSRINANAFVGSSQLVVLDISETALSSLPEEDILSGLKRLIAQSAFNLKKLPPPQRFTKLLQAELTYSWNRMCSRPGAGEDLHFQKDYCDNSSTITCSPTPDDFNPCEDIMSAVPLRVLIWIISVLALLGNTAVLLVLLGSRSKLTVPRFLMCHLAFSDLCMGIYLVVIATVDMLTRGQYYNNALDWQTGVGCSIAGFFTVFSSELSVFTLTAITLERWYTIRHALRLDRKLCLRHACIAMTVGWIISSIAALLPTVGVSSYSKVSICLPMDVESLKSQVYVVFFLLLNILAFICVCGCYLSIYLTVRNPSSAPAHADTRVAQRMAILIFTDFVCMAPISFFAISAAIKLPLISVSDSKLLLVLFYPINSCSNPFLYAFFTRTFRRDFFLLAARFGLFKTRAQIYRTESSSCQ, encoded by the exons ATGATGGCGATGGTTCTGATCGCGTTACTGTCGGTGGGGATGAagacagcggcggcggcggcgggcgacaCTGAGATGGATATCAATCCTGGAGTTGAGAACGACTTGTGCTACAAGATGCGCTTCGAGGACACGGAGATTCCCTCCAACATCTCCAACGACACGCAATGCCT GGAAGTCGTGCAGACGCAGATCACCAGGATTTCCCACGGCGCCTTCAGCAGCCTGCAGCACCTCAGGGATCT CTTCATCTCTGAGAATTTTGCGTTGACGAGTATCGGGGCTTTCGCGTTCTCTGATCTCCCTGAACTTGAGAATAT AGAGATAGCAAAGTcaaaacacctgagacacatcCACCAAGATGCGTTCAAGAACCTCGTGAAACTACAGCGTCT GACCATCTCCAACACTGGACTGACAGCGTTTCCAAACTTGTCCAAGATCCACTCCACATCCGGCACATTTATATT TCTTTTGAAGGAGAACAACCACATAAAGGAAGTCCCAGCCAATGCCTTCAGAGGCCTCTGCACTCAAACTATCTCCCAGAT AGAGCTCACCAGGAATGGCATCGAGGAGGTGGCAAGTGACGCCTTCAACGGCATAAAGATGAAAAAACT ATTCCTAAAAGGAAACAAACAGCTTTCTCGCATCAATGCCAACGCCTTTGTGGGTTCCAGTCAGTTGGTGGTGCT GGACATTTCCGAGACGGCCCTCAGCTCACTGCCGGAGGAGGACATCCTCAGTGGACTCAAGAGGCTGATCGCTCAGTCCGCCTTCAATCTGAAAAaacttcctcctccacagcgCTTCACCAAACTCCTCCAGGCTGAGCTGACCTACTC GTGGAACCGCATGTGCTCCAGGCCCGGGGCTGGGGAAGACCTTCACTTCCAAAAGGACTACTGCGACAACTCTTCCACCATCACCTGCAGCCCCACCCCAGATGACTTTAACCCCTGTGAGGACATCATGTCTGCTGTCCCCCTGCGGGTCCTCATCTGGATCATCTCTGTCCTCGCATTGCTGGGGAACACTGCGGTACTTCTGGTCTTGTTAG GCAGCCGCTCCAAACTGACTGTCCCTCGTTTCCTCATGTGCCACTTGGCCTTTTCTGACCTCTGCATGGGCATCTACCTGGTAGTCATAGCAACTGTGGACATGCTCACACGTGGGCAGTACTACAACAACGCCTTAGACTGGCAGACGGGTGTGGGCTGCAGTATCGCGGGCTTCTTtacg GTGTTTTCCAGCGAGCTGTCGGTGTTCACGTTAACGGCCATCACACTGGAGCGCTGGTACACCATCAGACACGCTCTGCGGCTCGACCGCAAACTTTGCCTGAGACACGCGTGTATAGCGATGACAGTGGGCTGGATCATCTCCTCCATCGCCGCTTTGCTGCCCACAGTCGGGGTCAGCAGCTACAGCAAG GTGAGTATCTGTCTGCCGATGGACGTGGAGTCTCTGAAGTCTCAGGTCTACGTGgtgtttttcctcctcctcaacatCCTGGCCTTCATCTGTGTGTGCGGCTGTTACCTCAGCATCTACCTGACCGTCCGCAACCCTTCGTCTGCACCGGCCCACGCCGACACCCGCGTAGCCCAACGCATGGCCATCCTCATCTTCACTGACTTTGTCTGCATGGCTCCCATCTCCTTCTTTGCCATCTCAGCCGCCATCAAGCTCCCTCTCATCAGCGTGTCAGACTCCAAACTCCTGCTGGTCCTCTTCTACCCGATCAACTCGTGCTCCAACCCCTTCCTGTACGCCTTCTTTACGCGCACCTTTAGGCGGGATTTCTTTCTCCTCGCGGCTCGCTTCGGCCTGTTTAAAACTCGGGCGCAGATTTACCGGACAGAGAGTTCCTCCTGTCAGTAG
- the fbxo11b gene encoding F-box only protein 11 isoform X2, translated as MNSVRATNRRPRRVSRPRPVQPERNNGDRDEEAPAAAAAEMAIEESGPGAQNSPYQLRRKTLLPKRTAAASATASACPSKGPMEGASTSSTEAFGHRAKRARVSGKSHDLPAPAEQYLQQKLPDEVVLKIFSYLLEQDLCQAACVCKRFSQLANDPILWKRLYMEVFEYTRPMMHPEPGRFYQVSPEEHEHPNPWKESFQQLYKGAHVKPGFAEHFYSNPGRYKGRENMLYYDTIEDALGGVQEAHFDGLIFVHSGIYTDEWIYIESPITMIGAAPGKVADKVVIENTRDSTFVFMEGSEDAYVGYMTIKFNPDDKSAQHHNAHHCLEITVNCSPNIDHCIIRSTCTVGSAVCVSGQGACPTIKHCNISDCENVGLYITDHAQGIYEDNEISNNALAGIWVKNHGNPIIRRNHIHHGRDVGVFTFDHGMGYFENCNIHRNRIAGFEVKAYANPTVVRCEIHHGQTGGIYVHEKGRGQFIENKIYANNFAGVWITSNSDPTIRGNAIFNGNQGGVYIFGDGRGLIESNDIYGNALAGIQIRTNSCPIVRHNKIHDGQHGGIYVHEKGQGVIEENEVYSNTLAGVWVTTGSTPVLRKNRIHSGKQVGVYFYDNGHGVLEDNDIYNHMYSGVQIRTGSNPKIRRNKIWGGQNGGILVYNSGLGFIEDNEIFDNAMAGVWIKTDSNPTLRRNKIHDGRDGGICIFNGGRGLLEENDIFRNAQAGVLISTNSHPILRKNRIFDGFAAGIEITNHATATLEGNQIFNNRFGGLFLASGVNVTMKDNKILNNQDAIEKAVSRGQCLYKISSYTSYPMHDFYRCHTCNTTDRNAICVNCIKKCHQGHDVEFIRHDRFFCDCGAGTLSNPCTLAGEPTHDTDTLYDSAPPIESNTLQHN; from the exons ATGAACTCCGTCAGAGCCACCAACAGGAGACCCAGGCGAGTGTCGAGGCCGCGCCCGGTGCAGCCCGAACGGAACAACGGAGACAGAG ATGAGGAggctcctgcagcagctgcagcagagaTGGCTATTGAGGAGTCTGGTCCAGGAGCTCAGAACAGTCCCTATCAGCTTCGACGCAAGACCCTGCTTCCCAAAAGAACCGCTGCTGCCTCTGCCACCGCCTCTGCCTGCCCCAGCAAGGGCCCAATGGAG GGAGCTTCAACTTCATCAACAGAGGCCTTTGGCCATCGAGCCAAGCGGGCACGAGTGTCCGGTAAGAGCCACGATCTGCCAG CCCCAGCAGAGCAATATCTGCAACAGAAGCTTCCAGATGAGGTTGTTTTGAAGATATTCTCCTACTTACTGGAACAGGACCTCTGTCAGGCAGCTTGTGTCTGCAAACGATTCAGCCAGCTAGCCAACGACCCCATCCTATG GAAGCGTCTATACATGGAGGTGTTTGAGTACACACGTCCCATGATGCATCCTGAGCCAGGCAGGTTTTACCAAGTCAGCCCTGAGGAACATGAACACCCAAACCCCTGGAAGGAGAGCTTCCAACAGCTG TACAAAGGTGCTCATGTAAAACCAGGCTTTGCTGAGCATTTCTACAGTAACCCCGGCAGATACAAAGGCAGAGAGAACATGCTG TATTATGACACCATTGAGGATGCGCTGGGTGGAGTGCAAGAGGCTCACTTTGACGGTCTAATTTTTGTCCACTCTGGCATCTATACAGATGAGTGGATTTATATAGAGTCCCCCATCACCATGATTGGTGCAG CTCCCGGTAAAGTAGCAGACAAGGTGGTGATAGAGAATACTAGAGACTCAACGTTTGTCTTCATGGAGGGCTCAGAGGATGCTTATGTGGGATACATGACCATCAAG TTTAATCCTGATGACAAGTCGGCGCAGCACCATAACGCCCACCACTGTCTGGAGATCACCGTCAACTGCAGCCCCAACATCGACCACTGCATCATCCGCTCCACATGCACAG TGGGttcggctgtgtgtgtgagtggtcagGGAGCTTGTCCAACCATCAAACACTGCAACATCAGTGACTGTGAGAACGTAGGACTGTACATTACAGATCACGCACAG GGCATTTATGAAGACAATGAAATCAGCAACAATGCACTAGCGGGAATTTGGGTGAAAAACCATGGTAATCCCATCATTAGACGTAACCACATCCACCACGGTCGAGATGTTGGCGTGTTCACCTTCGATCACGGCATG GGTTACTTTGAGAACTGCAACATCCACAGAAACCGCATAGCGGGCTTCGAAGTGAAGGCCTACGCCAACCCCACAGTGGTGCGTTGTGAGATCCATCACGGCCAAACAGGAGGCATCTATGTCCACGAGAAGGGACGGGGACAGTTTATAGAGAACAAAATCTATGCCAATAACTTTGCTGGTGTGTGGATCACGTCCAACAGCGACCCGACGATACG GGGAAATGCTATATTCAACGGTAACCAGGGAGGGGTGTACATATTTGGAGATGGACGGGGTTTGATAGAGAGTAACGATATCTATGGTAACGCCTTGGCGGGAATCCAGATCCGAACCAACAGCTGCCCCATTGTACGGCACAACAAGATCCACGACGGTCAGCATGGGGGCATCTACGTG CACGAGAAAGGCCAGGGGGTGATCGAGGAGAATGAGGTTTACAGCAACACCCTGGCTGGAGTCTGGGTGACCACAGGCAGCACTCCTGTCCTCCGCAAGAACCGCATCCACAGTGGCAAACAG gtgGGCGTGTATTTCTATGACAACGGGCATGGTGTGTTGGAAGACAATGACATCTACAATCACATGTACTCTGGTGTACAAATTAG GACGGGGAGCAACCCAAAGATCCGGCGCAACAAGATATGGGGAGGCCAGAACGGAGGGATTTTAGTCTACAACTCGG GTCTGGGCTTCATTGAGGACAATGAGATCTTTGATAATGCCATGGCGGGGGTGTGGATCAAGACGGATAGCAACCCCACACTGAGACGAAATAAGATTCATGACGGCAGAGATGGAGGCATCTGCATCTTCAATGGAGGCAGAG GTCTGCTGGAAGAGAACGACATCTTCAGGAACGCTCAAGCCGGTGTGCTGATCAGCACAAACAGCCACCCGATACTCCGCAAGAACCGCATTTTCGATGGCTTCGCTGCAG GTATTGAAATCACTAACCACGCCACAGCCACGCTGGAGGGCAACCAGATCTTCAACAATCGCTTTGGGGGCCTGTTTTTGGCCTCGGGGGTCAACGTCACCATGAAAG ATAATAAGATTCTGAATAACCAGGATGCCATTGAGAAGGCGGTGAGCAGAGGACAGTGCCTCTACAAGATCTCCAGCTACACCAGTTACCCCATGCACGACTTCTACAG ATGTCACACCTGTAATACAACAGATAGGAACGCAATCTGTGTAAACTGCATCAAAAAATGCCACCAAGGGCACGATGTAGAGTTTATACGGCATGATCG GTTTTTCTGTGACTGCGGAGCGGGAACGTTGTCCAACCCGTGTACGCTGGCCGGAGAGCCCACACACGACACAGACACTCTGTACGACTCGGCGCCGCCCATCGAGTCCAACACGCTGCAACATAACTGA
- the fbxo11b gene encoding F-box only protein 11 isoform X1, whose protein sequence is MNSVRATNRRPRRVSRPRPVQPERNNGDRDEEAPAAAAAEMAIEESGPGAQNSPYQLRRKTLLPKRTAAASATASACPSKGPMEGASTSSTEAFGHRAKRARVSGKSHDLPAAPAEQYLQQKLPDEVVLKIFSYLLEQDLCQAACVCKRFSQLANDPILWKRLYMEVFEYTRPMMHPEPGRFYQVSPEEHEHPNPWKESFQQLYKGAHVKPGFAEHFYSNPGRYKGRENMLYYDTIEDALGGVQEAHFDGLIFVHSGIYTDEWIYIESPITMIGAAPGKVADKVVIENTRDSTFVFMEGSEDAYVGYMTIKFNPDDKSAQHHNAHHCLEITVNCSPNIDHCIIRSTCTVGSAVCVSGQGACPTIKHCNISDCENVGLYITDHAQGIYEDNEISNNALAGIWVKNHGNPIIRRNHIHHGRDVGVFTFDHGMGYFENCNIHRNRIAGFEVKAYANPTVVRCEIHHGQTGGIYVHEKGRGQFIENKIYANNFAGVWITSNSDPTIRGNAIFNGNQGGVYIFGDGRGLIESNDIYGNALAGIQIRTNSCPIVRHNKIHDGQHGGIYVHEKGQGVIEENEVYSNTLAGVWVTTGSTPVLRKNRIHSGKQVGVYFYDNGHGVLEDNDIYNHMYSGVQIRTGSNPKIRRNKIWGGQNGGILVYNSGLGFIEDNEIFDNAMAGVWIKTDSNPTLRRNKIHDGRDGGICIFNGGRGLLEENDIFRNAQAGVLISTNSHPILRKNRIFDGFAAGIEITNHATATLEGNQIFNNRFGGLFLASGVNVTMKDNKILNNQDAIEKAVSRGQCLYKISSYTSYPMHDFYRCHTCNTTDRNAICVNCIKKCHQGHDVEFIRHDRFFCDCGAGTLSNPCTLAGEPTHDTDTLYDSAPPIESNTLQHN, encoded by the exons ATGAACTCCGTCAGAGCCACCAACAGGAGACCCAGGCGAGTGTCGAGGCCGCGCCCGGTGCAGCCCGAACGGAACAACGGAGACAGAG ATGAGGAggctcctgcagcagctgcagcagagaTGGCTATTGAGGAGTCTGGTCCAGGAGCTCAGAACAGTCCCTATCAGCTTCGACGCAAGACCCTGCTTCCCAAAAGAACCGCTGCTGCCTCTGCCACCGCCTCTGCCTGCCCCAGCAAGGGCCCAATGGAG GGAGCTTCAACTTCATCAACAGAGGCCTTTGGCCATCGAGCCAAGCGGGCACGAGTGTCCGGTAAGAGCCACGATCTGCCAG caGCCCCAGCAGAGCAATATCTGCAACAGAAGCTTCCAGATGAGGTTGTTTTGAAGATATTCTCCTACTTACTGGAACAGGACCTCTGTCAGGCAGCTTGTGTCTGCAAACGATTCAGCCAGCTAGCCAACGACCCCATCCTATG GAAGCGTCTATACATGGAGGTGTTTGAGTACACACGTCCCATGATGCATCCTGAGCCAGGCAGGTTTTACCAAGTCAGCCCTGAGGAACATGAACACCCAAACCCCTGGAAGGAGAGCTTCCAACAGCTG TACAAAGGTGCTCATGTAAAACCAGGCTTTGCTGAGCATTTCTACAGTAACCCCGGCAGATACAAAGGCAGAGAGAACATGCTG TATTATGACACCATTGAGGATGCGCTGGGTGGAGTGCAAGAGGCTCACTTTGACGGTCTAATTTTTGTCCACTCTGGCATCTATACAGATGAGTGGATTTATATAGAGTCCCCCATCACCATGATTGGTGCAG CTCCCGGTAAAGTAGCAGACAAGGTGGTGATAGAGAATACTAGAGACTCAACGTTTGTCTTCATGGAGGGCTCAGAGGATGCTTATGTGGGATACATGACCATCAAG TTTAATCCTGATGACAAGTCGGCGCAGCACCATAACGCCCACCACTGTCTGGAGATCACCGTCAACTGCAGCCCCAACATCGACCACTGCATCATCCGCTCCACATGCACAG TGGGttcggctgtgtgtgtgagtggtcagGGAGCTTGTCCAACCATCAAACACTGCAACATCAGTGACTGTGAGAACGTAGGACTGTACATTACAGATCACGCACAG GGCATTTATGAAGACAATGAAATCAGCAACAATGCACTAGCGGGAATTTGGGTGAAAAACCATGGTAATCCCATCATTAGACGTAACCACATCCACCACGGTCGAGATGTTGGCGTGTTCACCTTCGATCACGGCATG GGTTACTTTGAGAACTGCAACATCCACAGAAACCGCATAGCGGGCTTCGAAGTGAAGGCCTACGCCAACCCCACAGTGGTGCGTTGTGAGATCCATCACGGCCAAACAGGAGGCATCTATGTCCACGAGAAGGGACGGGGACAGTTTATAGAGAACAAAATCTATGCCAATAACTTTGCTGGTGTGTGGATCACGTCCAACAGCGACCCGACGATACG GGGAAATGCTATATTCAACGGTAACCAGGGAGGGGTGTACATATTTGGAGATGGACGGGGTTTGATAGAGAGTAACGATATCTATGGTAACGCCTTGGCGGGAATCCAGATCCGAACCAACAGCTGCCCCATTGTACGGCACAACAAGATCCACGACGGTCAGCATGGGGGCATCTACGTG CACGAGAAAGGCCAGGGGGTGATCGAGGAGAATGAGGTTTACAGCAACACCCTGGCTGGAGTCTGGGTGACCACAGGCAGCACTCCTGTCCTCCGCAAGAACCGCATCCACAGTGGCAAACAG gtgGGCGTGTATTTCTATGACAACGGGCATGGTGTGTTGGAAGACAATGACATCTACAATCACATGTACTCTGGTGTACAAATTAG GACGGGGAGCAACCCAAAGATCCGGCGCAACAAGATATGGGGAGGCCAGAACGGAGGGATTTTAGTCTACAACTCGG GTCTGGGCTTCATTGAGGACAATGAGATCTTTGATAATGCCATGGCGGGGGTGTGGATCAAGACGGATAGCAACCCCACACTGAGACGAAATAAGATTCATGACGGCAGAGATGGAGGCATCTGCATCTTCAATGGAGGCAGAG GTCTGCTGGAAGAGAACGACATCTTCAGGAACGCTCAAGCCGGTGTGCTGATCAGCACAAACAGCCACCCGATACTCCGCAAGAACCGCATTTTCGATGGCTTCGCTGCAG GTATTGAAATCACTAACCACGCCACAGCCACGCTGGAGGGCAACCAGATCTTCAACAATCGCTTTGGGGGCCTGTTTTTGGCCTCGGGGGTCAACGTCACCATGAAAG ATAATAAGATTCTGAATAACCAGGATGCCATTGAGAAGGCGGTGAGCAGAGGACAGTGCCTCTACAAGATCTCCAGCTACACCAGTTACCCCATGCACGACTTCTACAG ATGTCACACCTGTAATACAACAGATAGGAACGCAATCTGTGTAAACTGCATCAAAAAATGCCACCAAGGGCACGATGTAGAGTTTATACGGCATGATCG GTTTTTCTGTGACTGCGGAGCGGGAACGTTGTCCAACCCGTGTACGCTGGCCGGAGAGCCCACACACGACACAGACACTCTGTACGACTCGGCGCCGCCCATCGAGTCCAACACGCTGCAACATAACTGA
- the fbxo11b gene encoding F-box only protein 11 isoform X3, translating to MNSVRATNRRPRRVSRPRPVQPERNNGDRDEEAPAAAAAEMAIEESGPGAQNSPYQLRRKTLLPKRTAAASATASACPSKGPMEGASTSSTEAFGHRAKRARVSAAPAEQYLQQKLPDEVVLKIFSYLLEQDLCQAACVCKRFSQLANDPILWKRLYMEVFEYTRPMMHPEPGRFYQVSPEEHEHPNPWKESFQQLYKGAHVKPGFAEHFYSNPGRYKGRENMLYYDTIEDALGGVQEAHFDGLIFVHSGIYTDEWIYIESPITMIGAAPGKVADKVVIENTRDSTFVFMEGSEDAYVGYMTIKFNPDDKSAQHHNAHHCLEITVNCSPNIDHCIIRSTCTVGSAVCVSGQGACPTIKHCNISDCENVGLYITDHAQGIYEDNEISNNALAGIWVKNHGNPIIRRNHIHHGRDVGVFTFDHGMGYFENCNIHRNRIAGFEVKAYANPTVVRCEIHHGQTGGIYVHEKGRGQFIENKIYANNFAGVWITSNSDPTIRGNAIFNGNQGGVYIFGDGRGLIESNDIYGNALAGIQIRTNSCPIVRHNKIHDGQHGGIYVHEKGQGVIEENEVYSNTLAGVWVTTGSTPVLRKNRIHSGKQVGVYFYDNGHGVLEDNDIYNHMYSGVQIRTGSNPKIRRNKIWGGQNGGILVYNSGLGFIEDNEIFDNAMAGVWIKTDSNPTLRRNKIHDGRDGGICIFNGGRGLLEENDIFRNAQAGVLISTNSHPILRKNRIFDGFAAGIEITNHATATLEGNQIFNNRFGGLFLASGVNVTMKDNKILNNQDAIEKAVSRGQCLYKISSYTSYPMHDFYRCHTCNTTDRNAICVNCIKKCHQGHDVEFIRHDRFFCDCGAGTLSNPCTLAGEPTHDTDTLYDSAPPIESNTLQHN from the exons ATGAACTCCGTCAGAGCCACCAACAGGAGACCCAGGCGAGTGTCGAGGCCGCGCCCGGTGCAGCCCGAACGGAACAACGGAGACAGAG ATGAGGAggctcctgcagcagctgcagcagagaTGGCTATTGAGGAGTCTGGTCCAGGAGCTCAGAACAGTCCCTATCAGCTTCGACGCAAGACCCTGCTTCCCAAAAGAACCGCTGCTGCCTCTGCCACCGCCTCTGCCTGCCCCAGCAAGGGCCCAATGGAG GGAGCTTCAACTTCATCAACAGAGGCCTTTGGCCATCGAGCCAAGCGGGCACGAGTGTCCG caGCCCCAGCAGAGCAATATCTGCAACAGAAGCTTCCAGATGAGGTTGTTTTGAAGATATTCTCCTACTTACTGGAACAGGACCTCTGTCAGGCAGCTTGTGTCTGCAAACGATTCAGCCAGCTAGCCAACGACCCCATCCTATG GAAGCGTCTATACATGGAGGTGTTTGAGTACACACGTCCCATGATGCATCCTGAGCCAGGCAGGTTTTACCAAGTCAGCCCTGAGGAACATGAACACCCAAACCCCTGGAAGGAGAGCTTCCAACAGCTG TACAAAGGTGCTCATGTAAAACCAGGCTTTGCTGAGCATTTCTACAGTAACCCCGGCAGATACAAAGGCAGAGAGAACATGCTG TATTATGACACCATTGAGGATGCGCTGGGTGGAGTGCAAGAGGCTCACTTTGACGGTCTAATTTTTGTCCACTCTGGCATCTATACAGATGAGTGGATTTATATAGAGTCCCCCATCACCATGATTGGTGCAG CTCCCGGTAAAGTAGCAGACAAGGTGGTGATAGAGAATACTAGAGACTCAACGTTTGTCTTCATGGAGGGCTCAGAGGATGCTTATGTGGGATACATGACCATCAAG TTTAATCCTGATGACAAGTCGGCGCAGCACCATAACGCCCACCACTGTCTGGAGATCACCGTCAACTGCAGCCCCAACATCGACCACTGCATCATCCGCTCCACATGCACAG TGGGttcggctgtgtgtgtgagtggtcagGGAGCTTGTCCAACCATCAAACACTGCAACATCAGTGACTGTGAGAACGTAGGACTGTACATTACAGATCACGCACAG GGCATTTATGAAGACAATGAAATCAGCAACAATGCACTAGCGGGAATTTGGGTGAAAAACCATGGTAATCCCATCATTAGACGTAACCACATCCACCACGGTCGAGATGTTGGCGTGTTCACCTTCGATCACGGCATG GGTTACTTTGAGAACTGCAACATCCACAGAAACCGCATAGCGGGCTTCGAAGTGAAGGCCTACGCCAACCCCACAGTGGTGCGTTGTGAGATCCATCACGGCCAAACAGGAGGCATCTATGTCCACGAGAAGGGACGGGGACAGTTTATAGAGAACAAAATCTATGCCAATAACTTTGCTGGTGTGTGGATCACGTCCAACAGCGACCCGACGATACG GGGAAATGCTATATTCAACGGTAACCAGGGAGGGGTGTACATATTTGGAGATGGACGGGGTTTGATAGAGAGTAACGATATCTATGGTAACGCCTTGGCGGGAATCCAGATCCGAACCAACAGCTGCCCCATTGTACGGCACAACAAGATCCACGACGGTCAGCATGGGGGCATCTACGTG CACGAGAAAGGCCAGGGGGTGATCGAGGAGAATGAGGTTTACAGCAACACCCTGGCTGGAGTCTGGGTGACCACAGGCAGCACTCCTGTCCTCCGCAAGAACCGCATCCACAGTGGCAAACAG gtgGGCGTGTATTTCTATGACAACGGGCATGGTGTGTTGGAAGACAATGACATCTACAATCACATGTACTCTGGTGTACAAATTAG GACGGGGAGCAACCCAAAGATCCGGCGCAACAAGATATGGGGAGGCCAGAACGGAGGGATTTTAGTCTACAACTCGG GTCTGGGCTTCATTGAGGACAATGAGATCTTTGATAATGCCATGGCGGGGGTGTGGATCAAGACGGATAGCAACCCCACACTGAGACGAAATAAGATTCATGACGGCAGAGATGGAGGCATCTGCATCTTCAATGGAGGCAGAG GTCTGCTGGAAGAGAACGACATCTTCAGGAACGCTCAAGCCGGTGTGCTGATCAGCACAAACAGCCACCCGATACTCCGCAAGAACCGCATTTTCGATGGCTTCGCTGCAG GTATTGAAATCACTAACCACGCCACAGCCACGCTGGAGGGCAACCAGATCTTCAACAATCGCTTTGGGGGCCTGTTTTTGGCCTCGGGGGTCAACGTCACCATGAAAG ATAATAAGATTCTGAATAACCAGGATGCCATTGAGAAGGCGGTGAGCAGAGGACAGTGCCTCTACAAGATCTCCAGCTACACCAGTTACCCCATGCACGACTTCTACAG ATGTCACACCTGTAATACAACAGATAGGAACGCAATCTGTGTAAACTGCATCAAAAAATGCCACCAAGGGCACGATGTAGAGTTTATACGGCATGATCG GTTTTTCTGTGACTGCGGAGCGGGAACGTTGTCCAACCCGTGTACGCTGGCCGGAGAGCCCACACACGACACAGACACTCTGTACGACTCGGCGCCGCCCATCGAGTCCAACACGCTGCAACATAACTGA